DNA sequence from the Nesterenkonia lutea genome:
CGAGGGCGTCGATGGACCTGATGCCGAGCTGCAGCTGTTCGGCGATCCGGCGCCGACTCATCGGATTGGGAGGAGCCTGCTCCAGCGGGACGAGCTGGTGCGCGCCCAGGGGTCCTTTTCCGTCCAGGGGACGACCCAGGCCGTCGAGGACGCGTCCGATGAGCCCTGCGCCGACTGGCACCAGGGCCGGTCCCGGGACGCGCTGGACCTCATCGCCCACGGCGACGCCCTCCAGCGGTGCCAGCGGCATGCAGCGCAGGACACCGCCTTCGGCCGCGACCACTTCGGCCGGGATGCCCTCTGCGCCTATGGCGACAAGGGCGCCGACCGGCATCGACGGTTCCAGAGCACTCCACGCCCGACCACCTCCGAGACCCGCCACCTCTACCCCGAGGCCGAGAATGCGGCTGACCTTCCCCGCGATGACCGGCCGGGCGGCCGATGTCAGCAGAGCCTGCGAGTGTGCCAGCGTCGACGTGCTCATAGGGTCTGACCTGATCCCTCGTGCTGGGCGCGGTGGGCCTGCAGCGCCGCTCGGCAGCGGTGCAGCGCCGTGCTGATCCGGGCGTCGAGAAATCCTTCTGGAAGATCCGCCACGGCGTCACCGGGGTGAAGTGTGGCGTCCGGCAGGATTCTGGTCCCTGCCAGCTCCGCGGCGTCCTTCGGCAGCTGGGCCAGAGTGTCCGGGTGCATCCGCACGCGGCGCACATCGGCGGGTTCCAGCTCTGCCAGCACCCGGGCGAGAGCGGCCCGCGCGGAGTGGGGGCCCTGCAGCAGCTCTGTTCCAACGATCGCCTCGGCGAGCTCCAATCCGGCGTCGACCAGTGACTTCTGCGCTGACTC
Encoded proteins:
- a CDS encoding FliH/SctL family protein, producing MSSDTTFPAEASCPAETSEVHLLDFGAYGHPKATEAAYAGARTHGYAAGYAAGMRAASEAARQQREQLQARAVASAQESAAALRAAIAGLDAAARALQRQVTPVVESAQKSLVDAGLELAEAIVGTELLQGPHSARAALARVLAELEPADVRRVRMHPDTLAQLPKDAAELAGTRILPDATLHPGDAVADLPEGFLDARISTALHRCRAALQAHRAQHEGSGQTL